In Stenotrophomonas sp. ESTM1D_MKCIP4_1, a single genomic region encodes these proteins:
- a CDS encoding M23/M56 family metallopeptidase, whose product MSLPATTAWLVTLVASLLGAGLVWYAALALQRGLQLSHASSRFWMGAWLCAVLPPALGMLLPLQSAPLPALTSALPVALDTLPDALQPAASGDPASGISLAAGLPLCLMVIYAGGMLLSLARWALATWCVRAVLRSSHPVQATHLPGPQSQRAIAVLQASGITVRVIDGAGTPFAVGWPQPRILLPAASLAMPDRALRLVIGHEAAHLHRRDPLRATVMRLVAALYWFNPFVRRIAVRVQLAAELQCDARALAEAPAAGDGRLLAQAYVDTLRHASALQPASALSHRDPGGHQLRLRHMLQGDAGRRPGTTFAVLMAASGAAVTLGLASVQAAVMADPPSRALPLPVASVTLLEATLPPAPAFTAPLAHARVTSVFGHASTFRQNAHRGVDFAARRGTAVQAPADGTIIAATRAYLDGPNYGTVVVIDHGGGWQTLLAHLQDYDVQVGQRVRQGETIARSGNTGRTTGPHLHMELLRSGTRVDPQAWLQ is encoded by the coding sequence ATGAGCCTGCCTGCAACCACCGCGTGGCTGGTGACCCTGGTGGCCAGCCTGCTGGGCGCCGGCCTGGTCTGGTACGCGGCGCTGGCGCTGCAGCGCGGGCTGCAGCTTTCCCATGCCAGCTCGCGATTCTGGATGGGCGCGTGGCTGTGCGCCGTGCTGCCCCCGGCGCTGGGCATGCTGCTGCCCCTGCAGAGCGCACCCCTGCCAGCGCTGACCAGCGCACTGCCGGTTGCCCTGGATACCCTGCCCGATGCGCTGCAGCCTGCGGCTTCGGGAGACCCTGCGTCCGGCATCTCGCTGGCGGCGGGGCTGCCGCTCTGCCTGATGGTCATCTACGCGGGCGGTATGCTGCTTTCGCTGGCACGCTGGGCGCTGGCCACGTGGTGTGTGCGCGCTGTACTGCGCAGCAGTCATCCCGTGCAGGCCACCCACCTGCCCGGCCCGCAATCGCAGCGGGCTATCGCGGTGCTGCAGGCATCGGGCATTACGGTACGCGTCATCGACGGCGCCGGCACGCCATTCGCAGTGGGCTGGCCGCAGCCACGCATCCTCCTGCCGGCGGCCAGCCTCGCGATGCCTGATCGCGCACTGCGTCTGGTCATCGGCCACGAAGCGGCGCACCTGCACCGCCGTGATCCACTGCGCGCCACCGTGATGCGCCTGGTGGCCGCCCTGTACTGGTTCAACCCGTTCGTGCGGCGCATCGCCGTGCGCGTGCAGCTGGCGGCGGAACTGCAGTGCGATGCCCGTGCGCTGGCTGAAGCGCCCGCCGCCGGCGATGGCCGCCTGCTGGCACAGGCCTATGTGGATACGCTGCGCCATGCCAGCGCGCTGCAGCCTGCCAGCGCACTGTCACACCGTGATCCCGGCGGCCACCAGCTGCGCCTGCGGCACATGCTGCAGGGCGATGCAGGCCGGCGCCCCGGAACCACCTTTGCAGTGCTTATGGCCGCGTCCGGCGCCGCCGTTACCCTCGGCCTGGCCAGCGTGCAGGCGGCGGTGATGGCCGACCCGCCCTCGCGCGCGCTGCCGCTGCCGGTCGCATCGGTCACCCTGCTGGAAGCCACCCTGCCCCCGGCACCTGCGTTTACCGCGCCACTCGCCCATGCGCGGGTGACCAGCGTGTTCGGCCACGCGTCGACATTCCGCCAGAACGCGCACCGTGGCGTGGACTTTGCGGCCCGCCGTGGCACCGCCGTGCAGGCACCGGCCGATGGCACGATCATCGCCGCCACCCGCGCCTACCTCGATGGCCCCAACTACGGCACCGTGGTGGTGATCGACCACGGCGGCGGTTGGCAGACCCTGCTGGCCCATCTGCAGGACTACGACGTGCAGGTCGGCCAGCGCGTGCGCCAGGGCGAGACCATCGCACGCAGCGGCAACACCGGCCGCACCACCGGCCCCCATCTGCACATGGAACTGCTGCGCAGCGGCACGCGCGTGGATCCGCAGGCCTGGCTGCAGTAG
- a CDS encoding TonB-dependent receptor: MQRASTHRPPRRTRLAISCLLWPAAATATAQTAPTTPATSELDAVQVQTRRYDARRDDVASRIVVDHQTLRRQGDTDLLEALKRLPGVSVSPGAPGRPGTVSLRGLGNGYTQILLDGQRVPAGFSLDSLATEQIERIEILRAPTVDHGTGAIAGTLNIITRTTAPKDSQRLTLSWAESQSRSTPSASWRQTHQGARIDQALTATATGRAFLVEEHGSEQGWDGDGQPVLFRQSRLRATGRRDSLSLAPSMTVKASADDTVSLQALLDASDFRRDMLIDWDTLQGPALRTPHYRQRTRLRLDQGQASAEWTRQLQRGGSLTLRGALDGNRETYRFREQGQAPDGQDNLADHTDARLHVLGGTSRVQWTLPARGRHTVQLGAEGSIDNRRESRLQQLQDFDGAPTAVSDLAFDARLHRVAVNAQDEFALSEQSAFYFGGRWEHLQTRSEGRDFAAVRNRASVFTPVLQGLWKRAKGKDQLRVSLSRTFRAPELRLLVPRPYTSTNNRALNPDEIGNPALRPELAWGLDTAWELHGREGTQASIGGYVRRIDAPIRTETVLRDGRWVATPVNGSRATAWGIELDGQMPLTRLLREAPDIELRGNASWNQSRVRDVPGPDNRIQDQVPFTANAGVDYRITPRWSSGLAYSYRSGGRIRYSLSELDIAAYRRELEAWVQYSSTAHGKLRLTGNTLLGRDGESGQWRFDDGGTQVVRNARRAVPSLRLQWELPL, translated from the coding sequence ATGCAACGCGCTTCAACGCATCGCCCGCCGCGCCGCACCCGCCTGGCCATCAGCTGCCTGCTGTGGCCCGCCGCCGCCACGGCCACCGCCCAGACCGCGCCGACAACGCCCGCCACCTCCGAACTGGACGCCGTGCAGGTGCAGACGCGACGCTACGACGCGCGGCGCGATGATGTGGCCAGCCGCATCGTGGTGGATCACCAAACGCTGCGGCGCCAGGGCGATACCGATCTACTGGAGGCACTCAAGCGCCTGCCCGGCGTGAGCGTCTCCCCTGGCGCGCCGGGCCGACCGGGCACGGTGTCGCTGCGCGGGCTGGGCAACGGCTACACCCAGATCCTGCTGGACGGCCAACGCGTGCCCGCCGGCTTCAGCCTGGATTCGCTGGCCACCGAACAGATCGAGCGCATCGAGATTCTGCGCGCCCCCACCGTGGACCATGGGACGGGCGCCATCGCCGGCACCCTCAACATCATCACCCGCACGACCGCGCCCAAGGACAGCCAGCGCCTGACCCTGTCCTGGGCTGAGAGCCAGTCGCGCAGCACGCCCTCGGCCAGCTGGCGGCAGACGCACCAGGGCGCCCGGATCGACCAGGCGCTGACCGCCACGGCGACCGGCCGTGCCTTCCTGGTGGAAGAGCACGGCAGCGAACAGGGCTGGGACGGCGATGGGCAACCGGTGCTGTTCCGGCAGAGCCGCCTGCGCGCCACCGGCCGCCGCGACAGTCTCTCGTTGGCGCCTTCGATGACCGTCAAGGCCAGCGCAGACGATACGGTTTCGCTGCAGGCGCTGCTGGACGCGTCCGACTTCCGCCGCGACATGCTGATCGACTGGGACACCCTGCAGGGGCCTGCGCTGCGCACGCCTCACTACCGGCAGCGCACGCGCCTGCGCCTGGACCAGGGCCAGGCCAGCGCGGAATGGACACGCCAACTGCAGCGCGGTGGCAGCCTCACCCTGCGCGGCGCGCTGGACGGCAACCGCGAAACCTATCGCTTCCGTGAGCAGGGCCAGGCACCGGACGGGCAGGACAACCTGGCCGACCATACCGATGCGCGGCTGCATGTACTGGGTGGCACCAGCCGCGTGCAGTGGACCCTGCCTGCGCGCGGCCGCCATACCGTGCAGCTGGGTGCCGAGGGCAGCATCGACAACCGACGCGAATCGCGGCTGCAGCAGTTGCAGGACTTCGATGGCGCGCCCACCGCAGTGAGCGACCTCGCCTTTGATGCACGCCTGCACCGCGTGGCGGTCAACGCGCAGGATGAGTTCGCCTTGAGCGAGCAAAGCGCCTTCTACTTCGGCGGCCGCTGGGAACACCTGCAGACCCGCAGCGAAGGCCGGGATTTCGCCGCCGTGCGAAACCGTGCCAGCGTGTTCACCCCCGTGCTGCAGGGGCTGTGGAAGCGGGCCAAGGGCAAGGACCAGCTGCGCGTCTCGCTGAGCCGCACCTTCCGTGCACCGGAACTGCGCTTGCTGGTGCCACGGCCCTACACCTCCACCAACAACCGCGCATTGAACCCGGACGAGATCGGCAACCCGGCGCTGCGCCCGGAACTGGCCTGGGGCCTGGACACCGCGTGGGAACTGCACGGCCGCGAGGGCACGCAGGCCAGCATCGGCGGCTATGTGCGCCGCATCGATGCGCCCATCCGCACCGAAACCGTGCTGCGCGACGGGCGCTGGGTGGCCACACCGGTCAACGGCAGCCGTGCCACGGCCTGGGGCATCGAACTGGATGGGCAGATGCCGCTGACCCGTTTGCTGCGCGAAGCGCCCGATATCGAACTGCGAGGCAACGCGAGCTGGAACCAATCGCGGGTGCGCGATGTCCCCGGCCCCGACAACCGCATCCAGGACCAGGTGCCGTTCACCGCCAACGCAGGCGTGGATTACCGCATCACTCCGCGCTGGAGTAGTGGCCTGGCCTATAGCTACCGCAGCGGCGGCCGCATCCGCTACAGCCTGAGCGAACTGGACATCGCCGCCTACCGGCGCGAGCTGGAAGCCTGGGTGCAATACAGTTCCACAGCACACGGCAAACTGCGGCTGACCGGCAACACGTTGCTGGGGCGCGACGGCGAAAGTGGCCAGTGGCGCTTCGATGACGGCGGCACCCAGGTGGTGCGCAACGCACGGCGTGCAGTGCCCAGCCTGCGGCTGCAATGGGAACTGCCACTGTAG
- a CDS encoding nuclear transport factor 2 family protein, whose translation MLFTGPAGAQTSTRDQDVKAIEQVLETFRTALINKDKPTYMSLFFSDKAEDIGWQFVTEDVRLQDIRRTKPDAIKARQIPSNNFISLIDGAVASPDRKEETFSNPRIETDGDAASLSFDYAFLSNGVKQNWGKEMWQLIRTEQGWKIFSVIYSVRDERSPTED comes from the coding sequence ATGCTTTTCACCGGCCCTGCAGGTGCGCAGACCAGCACGCGCGACCAGGATGTAAAGGCCATCGAACAGGTGCTGGAAACCTTCCGTACCGCGCTGATCAACAAGGACAAGCCCACCTACATGAGCTTGTTCTTCTCGGACAAAGCGGAGGACATCGGCTGGCAGTTCGTCACCGAGGATGTGCGCCTGCAGGACATCCGCAGGACCAAGCCCGACGCGATCAAGGCCCGACAGATTCCTTCCAACAACTTCATTTCGCTCATTGACGGTGCAGTCGCATCGCCTGACCGGAAGGAAGAAACCTTCTCCAACCCCAGGATCGAAACCGATGGCGATGCCGCCTCGCTTTCCTTCGATTACGCCTTCCTGTCGAACGGGGTCAAACAGAACTGGGGGAAGGAGATGTGGCAGCTGATCCGCACCGAGCAGGGCTGGAAGATCTTCTCTGTGATCTATTCAGTGCGCGATGAGCGCAGCCCAACAGAAGATTGA